The Ptychodera flava strain L36383 chromosome 14, AS_Pfla_20210202, whole genome shotgun sequence genome segment catatacaATGTTAACGACGTCGCCTGTGTGCTTCACAACACAACGACACGCAATGCATCCTGGTACTCTTTATATTATACATgcaaaatcacatattttaaacactgacagaaaatttgggaaaattcgATGAACAATCGATATAAACAAGTTTATTATATATTTACGATTATTTGACTCTCctaactattgattgatgtgaCTAAAAGAACTATTCTAAATTCAGTTTGTTGACCATTGTCTGAAGACTCGACTTAGTATTCAAAATGCACCGTGGTGGTTCTCGCCGAAGTCGTCACGCTAGAGAGATATGACGAATTCATTATCGTGGAGTTTGACACGTAAACATATTTCAGAGACTGGGAACTTTGCAATTGTTGTTTTTCCCCCCAAAATGTCGACCCGGACTTTCGATAGTAAAAATATAATTCCATATTAGACAAACAACAATGCGATGACAGAGGCATCGCCATCTgtcacagacagagagacataaTCAACGTCTACGCACATGTATAATTTATTGTTGTTGCACGTTGCGAAATCAGGTTGTCCAGATCGGTCTGAACACGAACGACGAAGCAGTACTGAGGTTCGTTTTCTCGGCGAAGTCAAAGACATAGACGTAGTACATAACATGTTGTCTTGGATTCAATGAGTCATCGTTCGAACGGCTCTCTTTTTACCGATAACGACCTCACTCTCACTTCGATATACCCTAAATAtcgtcatataattttttttaggtcAACCTTGACGAATGACTGGCTTATGCCTGgattatttgtgaaattttaatgattGGGTTTTATGTTGATGCTGGCAATTGTGCACCCGCCATCATTTCATCAATTTAACATGCACAGATGGGACGGTTTTGGTTATATTGAAGTCTTTTTGCTGGCTACAATGACAAAGTACTATCCCGTTCTAGTGAGGTCACTTTTTGCTTAATTTTCAGGCCAGGATATTTCACCCTGTATGCATCTTCGTTATATCAACATAAATTCTAGATGatattcaacactcggtattccTTTCACATTCCTATTAATTGTAATCCTGAGAGACATTCAAGTGAACACGTTATATTACTCATCCATCATAATAATCATTAAAATGCCCATGTTGGGCCGGATCAGTAAGTCTGTCTACAACGGCTGCTTGCTTGCTACTCGTAAAGGTTACGTATTTAAAGATCTGGAATATCCAAAGGGGAGGGAATATATGCCTTCCAATACACACGTTTTTGAATTGCAGTGTGCATCAGTTTCCGTGTAGCGATGGATTAACGTCTTATTCTCTGCTGTCCCGGCTAGCACAACCACAAAACATATCACTCTTTATTTCGATCTGTTGTGTCACTGCTTTGacaaattttcagcattttttacTGTACGTCTATATAGGCGTGGTTTCTCAATTTACCCTTCACATTGCACGGCAAAGAATCCGAGACATGCATTTAATGTACAATCTTCCGTGAAAACACGCATACAAAGACATGACATTTCACAATGACAAATGCTTCGGGGAAACTAtaatgcagacagacagactgacaaacTTGCCTGTATCTTATGCTGCAATCTCATCTTTGTTCTGAGTCCCGTCAGCCCACAGGGCCACCAGAAACCTGCGCAGAAGGGTTCATCCAGCCTGGCTGACACTTCGCACAGGAAACAGGGCAAGAAACAACAGCCGCACATACCTGTTGCAAAAGTATTCACACAGTCAAATATACATaattcatgttcttgccgcATAGACTGTGTATCGAGGATTGGCAGCTGAACTATCAGGATAATAATACTTAGAAAACTCTCCGTTGAACAAGACCTTTACAAGCTGTAGTATACTATTTCTCTTGCACTTGCGAGAAGCATTCTTAAATATTTAGTCTATGTAAGTAGGTATgcatgtaagtatgtatgtatgtttgtatgtatgtatgtatgtatgtatgtatgtatgtatgtatgtatgtatgtatgtatgtatgtatgtatctacgcatctatctatctatctatctatctatctatctatctatctatctatctatctatctatctatctatcatctatctatctatctatctatctatctatctatctatctatctatctatctatctatctatctatctatctatctatctatgtacgtatgtatgtatctgtgcgTATGTCTTATTGGTGGAATACTTCAATGTGTTCATAGTGAAAGGAGAACAGAAAACTGCTATAGCACGATTGACAAGCGCTTGAAACTAATAATGTAAGTACTGTAATGTCTGTGAATATTAATGAACCGGGCGGCCATATGGGCGTACATCAAAAAGCAAAAGAGTGAGCGACAGATATTATATGACATTCTAACATGCATGCAACAAAACACAGACATCACTCGTGAGAGAAAACACACTTAATATTTAAGATTACAAGAGGAAAAAAAATCTATAGCTATGCCTCTTAAATGCTTACAACTTCTTGGCTCTCCAGCACAGTGCCAAATGTCGGTTGTCCATTCTCGCGGATGTTTGTGTTTCTGCAAGACAACGATGGAAGTACATTTGAATATCTTACGTAGGTAGGTTACACAGACCCTGGAGTTTCACGGCAGGGTCTATGGTAGAAGTTGTATCATTTCTGAGATACAGGGcatactttgatatttttgtacattatgtggatgttcgtcatttTTAAACATTGCTTTGCGCAGCAATTGTTTCTAGTATTAAGTAGATAGGACTGCGATTAAACTGAAGAAGCAGATATGTCACTATTCAGCTTTCAAGTATATGCGAGCGTTTCTTATTCAGGCTTATATTTTAGGCTTATGAGCAACGTTGTCTTTTATGTAAATGATTAAGTCAGTGATAATGCATAAAGTTAAGCACACGGCATATGAGAAGTTGTGTAGGGGAATTATTTGAAGCAGACTATATGTTGCTCTAGAATGATGCCAAATCAACAGAAACCTTGATGGAGAATCAAGAAATCATGAAATTAATCATGTAAATCTAGATCGATGAACAAGTTTTATCAGATCATATCTTCTTTGTTCGATTTCTCATTGAAAGGGACAGAATGGCAGAGATGATGATCGAATTAAACGAAGAGAAAATGGTGATAGGTTTTGTTATAAGGTCAAGATTAGTTTCAGGCGGGCATTAAATGGTTTCGCCAAAGAAGGCAGGCGTCGCGCTTGACAAGCTGATCATACATAGTACCACATGGTTGACAACATGCCCAAGTTACGATGACGTCACCACCTATTATGATGACGTTCTGCTCTAAGCGACAAACGTCCACAGCACCTGACATTCTACTCTACGTTTACAGcaaatgaacagaaaaaaaataaccgATGCCACTTAACTACGGAAGAGAGAAAAcgagaaattaaaaaatattcatgtacTGACCGGGTATTTTGACGTATCGTACACAGTCACTCACACCCGACCCGGCTGAAATGCTGTTCCGTGTTCATATATCCATGCTATCATGATTGCCAGGTCACACAATGTACATGCATGCAAATTAATATGATGTGCTACATGATCATGTGAAAACACAAGAAACTTCACGATTCGAGTCAAACTCCATGCAGATCAAACCAGTGAATGAAAAAAGCAAAGGAAAGTACAAAATAAATGGAGGAAAGTCACACCGTTACGAACAGAAtatgtttgtgaaaaaaacCAATACTTTAATGATACTTGTGTCAATACTTTATTGAAAGATATTTACTTACGACCTTTTAAGACAATGCATGAGTGGAATGATATACTtgacaaatgaaaaatgaaacaaaaaaatcatttttctacTCAactattttcacaacaaaaacaaaatttcaactaTTGGTGTACGTCTAAACGGCACGGTCAAGTGACTCGATGCAACAAAAAACCTACACAGATCACTTTGCTTTCCTTTGCATTTTTCGTCCCGTGTAAAAGTTTGGCAATATTTCTGGTCTCTGCTTTTGAATCACCTTCAAACTTCAACAGCAGCTGGAATTGAccggaaaaaaagaaaaaaacggaaacaaaattgaaatatttttctattttctcgatTGTTCGTAATTTTCTAATCAGTTGTTCATTTCACGGTTGTCAACCATGTGATATGTGTTCTCCGTACTACAGGTCACACCAAGGTCTTAACAACAATGGGCTCCAACTGATTAGGTTTATTGTAAGCACTTTTGTCACGGAACGACATATTATTAAGAATTTTTGTAAGACTCTCATTCGCGAAATAAAGGCCAAGAACATGAAAGGCAATCGGTTTAAAATGTATTGAGTCATAATTCTATTCTACCTGTTAGTGAATACGCACATCTATGGTTTAAATTGGGAAATGGGAacgttttttaaatattattatttgatgGATATTTTCGTGCTGTTAAATTATTTGATGGATATTTTCGTGCTGTTAAATTATTTGATGGATATTTTCGTGCTGTTAAATTATTATTTGATGGATATTTTCGTGCTGTTAAATGATTGGTTAGTTGTGGACTACTCAGTCTGACAAGGTTATTCTTGCACGTCGTTAGATTGTTAGTTATTTCAAGTTAGCGGATATTGGTAGGAGTGAATAATGTTCACAGGGGTTGATTAGGGGCATCGGTAGGGATAGGTGTTCACAGGGTTGAAAGACCAAGCCTAAGTACTCATTAAAAGACGATGTTATCGTCTACAAAAAAGACAGATTCCCTTAGTTACATATGCACACGTCAGTCAGCGTCTTAAAAGGGTGACACAGTGCTGAAAAATACAGAACGTGGATTGCACAGTTCAAATCTTCCAATCATCATGCAGATTGCTCGTCTGTGTGAATTTAGACAATGGTCCAGCTTAGCCCAGAAAACTGAAGAAAGGTATACAGGCGTGAAACACAAGTTCTGATCACACAGCTCTGTATGTCACGCCTACGCCGAATCCGTGAAATAGCGAAACGGTAAAGATGACGACAGAACGTTGATTCCTCGTGCCAGAAAACACGCTAAAATAAAACCAAGTTCAAAGTAGAAAATAGAAGAAGTACAAGAGTGATGTGTTATTGTACAGCTTGCCTTATAATGGCTCCACGCTGTACATGTAAGTATACTATGCTGTATAACAGACAACCATTCGGTGTGTGGGATACACAAAGAGGAAAACATTTGTATGGTGTTCAATATACAGATCAATGAAAAATACAAACTCAAACAATAATCCATCTCGTTCTACATCTATTTTGTATCCAGTGACACCATTTTGGTAAAAGTGCCTTTCACCAAGGGTACTGAATGAAATGCTGCtttttaacttaatttgtcgACAAAATATAACTTTAAAAGGTAAAATATGATTGGatgtaaatttcaaattcatCTTTAAACTCCAAGTCCTTCAGAGGTCAGGGAGCATCCGTGAAAAATACTTGTTGCCCTCGTGAACGCCGACGACATCGCGTCTTCATCGTAAACGCCGTTGTCATCGCAACGGTTTATGGTCATCTCTGACTCCGATCTGAATGGAATGGCAATGGACGCACACAGCAGCTGCCATCGTGATCAGGCATTTCGTTGCGGCTTATTCCCCCGTTATGTAGGCGTAACCATTCAAGCGAGCTCTGGATACACCCAATCGACGAAGGAGATTTTAATGGGCAGTACATTAAAAAGACGTGACAGAAATATGGAAATCGAAACCCGCATTAGTCATCTTCAGTAGACCTTCAGGGTCACAAGCAATGCTTTAAAATTGACTGACCCCGGGTCGGcttttatttgataattgaaaTCCAGATAAATAGCAAATATGAAACTGTATTCTCCCGACGCGATCACGGGATGTTTGTCACGCGGGCTGAAAACGTCTTTAGGACCGCTTTACCAATTCGGTCTTGGAAACCCATAGCGGCACTAGCTTACCCTCGTTATTCGTTCTGTAAATGTAGTGAACGCACGTAGTGATAAAATCGTTTATTACTATACAGTAATCCACTCAATATATAATCCTACACATGTTGGTAAAACGTGCACTTTATGAGACATACCGTATCTATGCATACGTGTTTTTGACGTAATACCATTTAATGTTTGTGAGTTTATATCcggatttcaaaatgttaataattttgCGATTTCATAAGAAAGATACATCGTGTTGCAGAAACTGAAGCGAAATTTTGTAGTACAAAGAATACTCGTCATTGACAGCATCGCCAGATTTACAATTTGGTCTCAAGTTCCGGAAGTTTCGCAATATTTTTACCAGGTATTAAATAAACAAAGAATGCAGCTTGTCAGTTCACCTGTATAGCTTtcgcatatatacatacataattaaTTGACTGATCGGATTGTGGCGGAGAGCAAGGCGATTATATCCGATGCATACAAATGGTGGATTGATCCTGAGAGCGAGAGCCAaggattttattattttggaagATCATATTTCTATCTCTCTGTTATGTTTACACCAGTAGTATCCTTTTTATCcctttgcataatttatgttGTCAATCGCACCAGGTTTACAATCATCATGTAATTATGCCATCGAGTAAAAATGCTGTTTGGTCTAAATCGTGCTTCCGATACAGCTTTGTCGACGGGCCTCTCAACGTACCCGAAGAACATTCAAATAGGAAGCGAAAAATCGATCCGTCTTCTGAATGGCGCTGACGGACAACTGCGAAGCTGTGACTCATCCATTAACGTCGATTTCATTTCCACTGGGGAAGGGGGGGGGCGCTTATGGGTCTCTTGTGCACTCGATGATTAATTAGGTAGGTGCAATGTTTCAAGGAAGTCAGAGATTCGTAACGATGCAGTGTTTTTGATATTCCACTCGGTGAAATACCTCTTGGGGTAAAAGCGCGACCTTTGACTCTATGCTgtcactttttttcttgtttttgtgcCCGAACACCCATGCATCATCATGTTTTTATGTCCCAACTGGTTTAAAACTTATGCATCATATTCGGGCTGGCATTGTTATCACGGAAAATTCTAGGCTGGCGTGATGCAAGATATGATCTATTGACTTGAGATTTCAGAATTGACTCGGAGATTATGCGACCGTGTTTTAGGTAGTAGAACCTCGGAATATCAGTGTATAGTTGATTGAGTGCCTATCTTGAATAGATGATCAGAATCTGATTGAATATAGTATCTATTTGAGAACGCCAATCAAAATTGATACGTGTGAAAtctattttttcaccatttacGCGAGACTATACTGTTGAGTTAAAATCAACAAAGGGAAGAACAAATAAACTATATTCTTCATTGAGACCTATATTTACTGAAAGTAACCAAGAAACGTGAGGCCGGTCAGTAAATATCAAAAAGATGAACTGCGTGAAAAATTCAATCGACGCTTCTACATCGCCCTAACTAGGCCCCGCGTCTCAATCGACAAAAACTAGACTATCGCCGTTTAATTTCATTCATTTCCATCACGCATGCGATGGGCCTGCCTGTCAGCAGACAACCCATGCGGACCGGTCATATCACATGCAGCTAGGATGCCGTCTTTCCCACCAACCGGACTGTCCTGCAAACTTGCATCTTAGTATATGCAGTCAGTAAGCATTCCTGATTGCAGCAGGGATATGCATTTTTCATAACACCATCACCGTCCAAAACAAGGATTTTACGAGAAGTGCATGTGTTTCACACAGTTCCCTGCCGAACCTCCATGCACTCTGACGTTGAAAGATAGGGCAGCTCCCATGGATTATTAAGATAAATGCAGCGTGCATTTCACAAGCCCATGCGATTATTTGACTCACCTCTGCTTCGCTCCCTACCGGACTCTCCGGGATAGGGCTGTGGCTGGCCCGTCTTGGTTGCTCCGTTTGGGGCGTAGGGGTCTTGTCGGTGTATTTCTCCATTGTAAATATGAATTGAAGGCTTTTTATCGTCGCACTGTGCCTAATCTACAGCCACCAACACAGAGTATCCTAGAAGATTGAACAGAATGTAAAGAAAGGAACACGAATACATTCTGTTTGAAATGATGTAGGATTTTGATGACGTCGACGTACGTCCCAACCCTATGAAAAGACTAGCATCTTACGGGTAAAAGTGGTCTTTTGATCgctagatgcatgaaacttaagtaacagatgtCATTAATTTGTACGCTGACtaatttgtgatatatatatatatatatatatatatatatatatatatatatatatatatatatatatatatatatatatatatatatataatgtgttgTGTACTATCTGTGTAAAtatgtgtgagcaatgttcggaTTAGTAAACTGTAAATTGTCACGTTTCGTTGTTCCTCAAGATTGTGGCGTGATAGCAAGACTGCTCACAAGTGACGTTTCTTAATACGTCATTTTCTGCATGCGCAATTAAAATGAGTTCTGTCACGATCTTGTATTGGCTGTTATTTCGAGTCCCCGTAGATGCTGTTTTGATTTCGGAACCATCAACAAAAAATTCATCtcacatacaaattaaaatcTAATGAGATGGCCTACGTGTCAACGTTTTGCAAACTGCCTGTCCTTGATAACGATTGTTTTTGTTGGTCTGTTGCGAAGTCAGGAACAGCGATGGGAGAGTGCACTCGCTCGTATCTCcgatattaaatatgcaaagctAACGATAGCTGCCGCCATTTATTTCCTGACCTTTTCCTTGAAATGTTAacgaaaattaattatacagtGATCAAATATCCACCGATTTTCTTTGACCTTATGCGTGATAGTCGTGTCGCCATGACAACGCACAATATCCCAGAATCCTGATCCTTAGCTGTCCCATGTCCATACATTTCTTGTCCAAGCGATCCATATCAACGCATTCCAATAAATTTAAATTCTACCGCTGAACCTGAGtttgattttaaagactttgaCCGAAATTAAACACTTTTAAAATCCTACCTGTGAtgcacagtgaaacaaaaaaaacccccaaacttTCTATTGTTCTTTTTCTGttaatgaattaattaattaaccgataaatttaatttaatttgtttatatatctatctttctatgtaTTCATATGATATTAAATGACGCAGAAACACTTTTTTAGTGTTGGTAAATACGGGGAAGTATCATATGATCTACCTaccaacacacacatacatacatacatacatatatacatacatacatacatactcaggGGACGTTGGAAAATTAATACTTCCGTTCATCAAAGCCTTCCTGTTTGAAGAAGTGAAGAAATTCGCTTCGTTGTTTTCGTTATTTGACATTTGCCAACCGTACATATATCTGTGAACATGAACTAGGGGACTTACTGATGTTACAAGTCCAAGGCCGTTGACTGGACGATATTTCGTTTGAATTGAATTGCTAGTGAATGCGAGCTACACATGAAAGGTCACAACGTGTGTGACAAAATTCATGCGAAATTTACGCTTCGAAATTTACAGCACAGTGGCGATGTGACCTCTCGATGACTTCTCTCTATCCAAATTAAATAACCCCGGTGCAGATGAGTGGTGTAATCCTATCAAAACACGTCGAGGATTGACAACAAACTATATTTATAATTTTGGTTCAAATGGTACAAGCTCGGACACGAAAATGAAACCACGCTACACACCAATCCGGCGACTACACGTTTGTGTGTGCAACGGTAGTGCGAACGTATCTCAAGAAATCGCCTCAGCAATTTATCATATTCCGTGGTCGGATTTTCTCTGCGCCGTAATTTATGCCAGAATGAGTCAAGAAGCTGGCCTCTCTTGCTTCGCATTACGCTAAGATCTACGAGTCCCCTGACAAAAGAAAGCAGTAGGGAACGCCTCCGTCAGCCCACGTTTCTGTCGTGCTCATCATGATTGCACAGTCAATATAGAAGAGATGTTATACATCATCAGCGTAATGGTGGGAACAGCAAGACTTCACAATATACTCAACCGTCGTTGCATAATGGCCCTTCAACTTACTGATTTAGATCATATCAACCGATAACTGCCCATCGGCAGCGGGGACAAGCACAGATTATCTCTCGGAAAACGCACATATTTCTGTTTGGGGAAGAGAATTGTGAGGAAGcgcgtttatttttttttctaggTTACACTAAGAGGGAGTGACATCCGTAGCAGACACGGATGGCAGCTCCCAATCGCTGGATAAGGAGGATTTCTCGGAAAGATGATCATGAtctgaaatattcatgaaagcCTCTGAATGAAGCCAACGATTCAGAATCGATAACAAGTATTTAGCCGAGGAATACGCCTGCATCAATCACGAAGTCTATTGGAGgacagattttttttctgcGCGGACAgtaatttcaaataaacattaGTATTTGTCAATCCAATCTCTCGGTTGCAATTTCCATTGCAATTCGAGGTCAAAACTCATCCGACTATTGCTTAACATAGCTTTAAGAGCAATCCGCTTTCCTATTGTTTTCCGAAAAATAAATGAACTGCGGCTAGATTATCATCAATGCCAATTTGTAAACATACCTTTCTCAATACTGAAAATTAGAcgtaaattttatcaatttctgacttgctaagggacggaccattagatcttgggaggggggtggtcaaaaacagaaaaaaaaaattttcagagcaaaaagttaggaaaaaaaaatcttcaaactagtttgcaaaataaaaaaaaataaatcagaagacaaaggcgtaaaaaaaaaatctgcaaaagtctttaaaattttgaattttttttagattttaccgacagaaagcaactttctgtattttttagtacatcctccaggcacatttttaattgtaatttatacatttagagtgactttatcccttatactggaagttatGATTATCTtagcttttcaggacttttgtattctgatcacttgaaaattatgaaattatagagcctgttttctacttgtttcctgcgtacaaaccaagcaggtacactaggtaaaacattgaaactatggtatggttgtcaagacagaaagttgtatttgccttttaagatcaaggtaaacagatgcaggctacatcagtttcatttttttcacagcattttattgcaatgatgaatgcaagaatggctgaacaagtagaaacacgtcaataatgataaaacaacatatcaagtcattatgtattattttgcttttaaaaaggcattttcaattcttttttctcaaaaaacagcctcaaaaaacaacagcaacacatgttttaacattcaacaatacactacgttaaatgccatctatccaacaaatcccaacacaaaaacacacaaaagggttgaactttgaaagtttctcgatagcaaatactgaataaatctgcatgaataatcgtttttgtgtagcaaatttcaaagaaattggacaagccctttcagagaatacagattttttgaccatgaatggcataaattgccctaaaaagacaaatattgaaatttcaacacatctatacacatccaatcaatttggacatgctgttACAgcgaaatagatgttttgatcaaaaaagtgcatcaattgctctaaaaacacaaatatgcaaatttaactatattatttagcttattttagcttctcagcttgtcaaaatcaattgtaaatcatgagatatgcatgatgtttggtggggtgaatgtaggcatttcacacgcagtagaaagggaagacaggaaaccaaaatagtcaattttcaaaactataggaagctactgaggagcaagaagaccatgtttcagaggaagatgtgttatccgaaaaaaatgctcccaaagtgccaccaaataacaccatttttatctctatttttcaaagttccaacagcaggagggggaaacccccctcccgaccaccccccgcaaaaatactccccaagtgccaccaaataacaccattttaatctctatttttcaaaagctccaacggcaggagggggacaccccctcctgacctcccccgcaaaaatactccccaagtgccaccaaataacaccattttaatctctatttttcaaaagctccaacagcagcaaggggacacccctctcctgacctcccccccccccgtgaccgcttcgtggccgcttgtggtgcttggcaccacatctttgccctctttatcttcagacagcgacgaactgaaaaaaaattataaatctgaaaatttactctgaaaaaaaaaatttgcacagctaatctcaattggaaaaaaaaaaatcagaaatttacaatagtaaaaaaaaaattttcacaatttcattgtgaccaccccccctcccaaggtctaatggtccatccctaagtgACAGATTTAACGTTATTGTTGTCCACGTATCAAAACCGTGCTCTGGGCTCAATGAATCGATATGGGCTGACATTCACACGTAATAAAACAATTCGGCGTTGACTTAATACAAGCCAGCTAGTTAAGTCCCACTCGTATCGATTTCTAGTGTTGTTCATCAAAAATACACCAGAATCCAGAGTATAGATGATGCCTTATTTTCATGATAAGTCATTAAGACGCGGTGCACAGCAATAATTGTACTATTTATTACATTATAAAGGAGCTTTCGTCGCCATAAAATTATCATGTCAAATGAGCACCAGTCTTCAGTCAACATGAATAAAATTGACAGGAAATTAGTCTTTCTTACAGTCAAATAATAGAATATTTAAGCAGTAAACATTAGAAATAAGGCCAGGCTATCGATACAGCCGCGTCTGTCTGTTATTTAAGGACGCCTTACGCGTAGCATGTAAAATGTGGGTTTTAAAGGCAGCTTGTCGGCGTTCTGGTTTTATGTTATATAAGGTAGCAGATACCACCAGCAAGAAGCCCATTTTTTTGCCGTAAATATAACCGTTGTGAGCTGTGACCTCATGGCGTCGTCACAATTCTAAAGATCAGCTATTTTGCTCACGGCATGCGCAGCTCGTAGCATGAGAGGAGCGTCATAGTGCGAAAAAAAGGCGAAATCGCGCCCGTTTCATTGCTGATTGATGATCGACAGAGCTCGGAGATCAATTTTGAGCCCAATTTTTTTTATACTAGATGGTTTCATGTTGAAGGTGATTTACAATTAATGCGTTAAAAAACAACATTGTACCCTAACACGCATATATCATCCCGAAACGAACATCGCTCCATGTTGCGGCACACACCTGCGCTGACGCGACGGAGTAACTGTTTTGTGTTGCGAAGGGAAGAATGGAGATTATTCTTCAAGAATAAGAACTCAGTTATGTATTCCCTAAAtgccaatttcaaaattattaaagGTTTGGCAATGCCTCTTTCCTCTTCAAAGGGAGACAGATATACCTCTTTTTACGAAAAGGAAATTTTATCGTAATTATgtaattttgtataattttaaaatgcaaacgGGGACGGTGTGTCTGATGGTGTCAACCGTCGCGTTCCCCAAATCGAGCTTCGCTTTTACCCTGACATGTTTATATCACCCGCTTTACGTAAGACAGATGTTCccttgattttcaaagtcacCGAATGG includes the following:
- the LOC139150067 gene encoding cornifelin-like isoform X1, encoding MEKYTDKTPTPQTEQPRRASHSPIPESPVGSEAELLLKFEGDSKAETRNIAKLLHGTKNAKESKVICKHKHPREWTTDIWHCAGEPRSCMCGCCFLPCFLCEVSARLDEPFCAGFWWPCGLTGLRTKMRLQHKIQGDVFQDVFYSTCCGPCAACQMARELDYIENQLTD
- the LOC139150067 gene encoding cornifelin homolog A-like isoform X2: MEKYTDKTPTPQTEQPRRASHSPIPESPVGSEAEKHKHPREWTTDIWHCAGEPRSCMCGCCFLPCFLCEVSARLDEPFCAGFWWPCGLTGLRTKMRLQHKIQGDVFQDVFYSTCCGPCAACQMARELDYIENQLTD